A genome region from Primulina eburnea isolate SZY01 chromosome 9, ASM2296580v1, whole genome shotgun sequence includes the following:
- the LOC140842149 gene encoding heavy metal-associated isoprenylated plant protein 39-like: MAAQKVVLRVMTMSDERTKQKAIEAVADIFGVDSIAADLKDQKLTVVGEMDAVALVKSLKKVGKVDILAVGPAKEDKKGDDKKPQENK, encoded by the exons ATGGCTGCTCAG AAGGTGGTTCTCAGAGTCATGACCATGTCCGATGAGAGGACCAAGCAGAAAGCTatagaagcagttgctgatatTTTCG GGGTGGATTCCATTGCTGCTGATTTAAAAGATCAGAAGCTGACGGTGGTAGGAGAAATGGATGCAGTAGCTCTGGTGAAGAGTCTGAAAAAAGTGGGGAAAGTTGACATCCTTGCCGTCGGGCCAGCAAAGGAAGACAAGAAAGGGGATGATAAGAAACCACAAGAAAATAAGTAA
- the LOC140841056 gene encoding uncharacterized protein: MFKRSEKKIKAVFKMQFQVTQVPKMKAKGLMISLVPVDVGKPTVRLPKAPIAEGTCTWENPVYEAVKLVKEIKTGRIREKFYYLIVSTGSSKSGFLGEVSVDFADLAEANKPLKLTLPLQTSKSGAILHVTVQRIQGNPNSRCIEDDLSPMNESDECLDTELNDCHSQGKININSSESEGSSEATSRELHGSLGDTESDNNDFKTANGLGSLHNQMKMLERKAEVAEMEAQSLRQQIIKESKKGQKLSEQMVYLKKDRDALKAECEQLKASSNCKNVEDESFYVQKETANMRRSLENIKQELENEKCLNRKMKLRLQETEDSNSEFVLTLRDLNKDLEQKNMKIAQLSSEIKALQSAPGALTAVPKKKMHQNEDMKALEYLVNNLGNDAEIQRLKQDVENLIFELEIQKNEKADIRIDLQRLKLDYECLETESKEIYSTLQENQKEKMEMQHHYTESLAMVKQLKLQVASLEEEVKSQELHYSGSSNAVNELEIQVENLQKELENQAKAFEEDLDAVTNAKIMQEQRAIRAEEAFRKTRWNKANAAERLQEEFKRLSADMSLKIEENEKLAHMSIAEANDLRRRNEILENLLQKADEEHQIKRDKYERILHDLQEQKKGIWFKEKEHLEAEVASGRKEAELIQENISLKSQIDQAKTKEENLHLEMKRLRQKNNEVNNNLLQAESEKENLKTEVPKLQSDLYNEKDERAALQNSIRSPVKAKNLVYNTAEEEESNTQTNLTDHLEQVSAKDINDRPVEEKSKSIDNLPTTGELDTEHMKRATHQTMLEQKSDHFSGSCDTSSLLSEVISLREKNKSMEVRLKEMHERYSEISLRFAEVEGERQQLVMTLRNLKNGKKN; encoded by the exons ATGTTCAAACGAAGCGAGAAAAAGATCAAAGCTGTCTTCAAGATGCAATTTCAAGTAACACAG GTTCCAAAGATGAAAGCAAAAGGCCTCATGATTTCTCTGGTTCCGGTGGATGTCGGAAAGCCAACGGTGAGATTGCCGAAAGCTCCAATCGCTGAAGGAACCTGTACATGGGAAAATCCTGTCTATGAAGCGGTGAAATTAGTCAAAGAGATCAAAACAGGAAGAATTAGAGAGAAATTTTACTACTTGATTGTGTCAACT GGATCGTCGAAATCAGGTTTTCTGGGAGAAGTCTCGGTTGATTTTGCTGATCTAGCGGAAGCAAACAAACCGTTGAAGTTAACTTTGCCGCTACAGACTTCAAAATCTGGAGCAATTTTGCAC GTTACGGTTCAGAGGATTCAAGGAAATCCTAATTCAAG ATGTATAGAAGATGATCTATCGCCAATGAATGAATCTGACGAGTGCTTAGATACGGAATTGAACGACTGCCATAGTCAAGGGAAGATAAACATAAATTCTTCTGAA AGTGAGGGCTCGAGTGAAGCAACAAGTCGTGAACTACATGGAAGCTTAGGAGATACCGAATCAGATAATAATGATTTTAAAACAGCGAACGGGTTGGGGAGCTTGCATAATCAAATGAAAATGTTAGAAAGGAAGGCAGAGGTTGCAGAAATGGAAGCACAGTCCCTGAGGCAACAAATCATCAAGGAGAGCAAGAAAGGACAAAAATTATCTGAGCAGATGGTTTACCTTAAAAAAGATAGAGATGCACTTAAAGCAGAATGTGAACAACTCAAGGCCTCGTCAAATTGTAAGAATGTGGAAGATGAATCGTTTTATGTACAAAAGGAGACTGCAAATATGAGAAGGTCACTAGAAAATATCAAGCAAGAGCTTGAAAATGAGAAGTGCTTGAATAGAAAAATGAAGCTCCGGTTGCAGGAAACAGAAGATTCAAATTCTGAATTTGTTCTTACCTTAAGAGATCTTAATAAAGATTTGGAGCAGAAGAACATGAAAATCGCTCAACTTTCAAGTGAAATTAAAGCCCTTCAAAGTGCACCAGGAGCCCTTACAGCAGTTCCAAAAAAAAAgatgcatcaaaatgaagatatGAAAGCATTGGAATACCTGGTAAACAACCTTGGAAACGATGCTGAAATACAAAGGTTGAAGCAGGATGTTGAAAACCTCATTTTCGAATTAGAAATCCAGAAGAATGAAAAAGCAGATATTCGAATAGATTTACAGAGGCTTAAGCTGGATTATGAATGTTTAGAGACGGAAAGCAAGGAAATCTACTCCACATTACAGGAAAACCAAAAAGAAAAAATGGAAATGCAACATCATTACACTGAATCTTTGGCTATGGTGAAGCAGTTGAAGCTCCAGGTAGCAAGCTTGGAGGAAGAAGTCAAAAGTCAGGAACTTCATTACTCTGGATCTTCGAATGCAGTTAATGAGCTTGAGATTCAGGTTGAGAACCTGCAAAAGGAACTGGAAAATCAGGCAAAAGCATTTGAAGAAGATTTGGATGCAGTAACTAATGCAAAAATAATGCAGGAACAGAGAGCCATAAGAGCCGAGGAAGCCTTTAGGAAGACAAGGTGGAATAAAGCAAATGCAGCAGAGCGACTTCAGGAGGAATTCAAAAGGCTTTCGGCTGATATGTCGTTAAAAATTGAGGAGAATGAAAAGTTGGCGCACATGTCGATTGCAGAAGCTAATGATTTGAGACGCAGgaatgaaattcttgaaaaccTGCTTCAGAAAGCTGATGAAGAACATCAAATAAAAAGAGACAAGTATGAAAGAATACTCCATGACCTTCAAGAACAGAAGAAAGGGATTTGGTTCAAGGAAAAGGAACACTTGGAGGCAGAAGTAGCATCAGGGAGAAAGGAAGCAGAACTTATACAAGAAAACATTTCTTTGAAGTCTCAAATAGATCAGGCAAAGACAAAAGAAGAGAACTTGCATTTAGAAATGAAAAGGCTGAGACAGAAGAATAATGAGGtgaataataatttattacAGGCAGAATCGGAGAAAGAAAACCTGAAGACAGAGGTCCCTAAATTACAGAGTGACTTATATAATGAGAAG GACGAGAGAGCAGCACTACAAAATTCTATCAGGTCTCCAGTGAAGGCAAAGAATCTTGTGTATAATACTGCAGAAGAAGAAGAGAGCAACACACAGACAAACCTTACAGATCACTTAGAGCAG GTGAGTGCCAAGGACATAAATGATAGACCGGTTGAAGAAAAAAGCAAGAGTATAGACAACCTTCCAACGACAGGGGAATTGGACACAGAACATATGAAAAG AGCAACTCACCAAACAATGCTGGAACAGAAAAGTGACCACTTCAGTGGTAGTTGTGACACTTCCAGCTTGTTGAGTGAAGTCATATCACTGAGGGAAAAAAACAAAAGCATGGAAGTAAGGTTGAAAGAAATGCATGAGAGATATTCAGAAATAAGTCTCAGATTTGCAGAGGTAGAAGGTGAACGGCAACAACTTGTCATGACCCTTCGTAACCTGAAAAACGGAAAGAAAAACTAG
- the LOC140841055 gene encoding pentatricopeptide repeat-containing protein At3g60050-like isoform X2 translates to MCAVALLSPRILKGLSSVCVVSRALCSETFDWNNVENGFERIEDFLDKPWKSSSFVHNVEEKTSNLCDPHGSSGHNCDYGGLYRLNFPFVETLIDEVKSDCERVLEILGQDGPKYDVKLALSNLGVRVSGPLVRDVLFGILKTINHENKNRCAKLGYIFFLWSGEQENYMHAGSAYHMMMEIFAESEELKAMWRLMDEMIEKGYPTTARTFNLLICTCGRAGLARKVVERFIKSKSFNYRPFKHSYNAILHSLLTLKEYRLIEWVYRTMLAEGHSPDVMTYNILMCTKFRLGKLDQFYRLLDEMGRCGFSPDFHTFNLQLHVLGKGDKPLAALKLLNFMKEAGVDPSVLHFTSLIDGLSRAGEFDKAQGMYKEMISKGQLPNVFTYNSMIRGLCMAKKFEEARLMLKEMESKGCNPNFLVYTTLVSYLRNAGKLSQAHEIIRQMVAKGQYVHLQTKIRRSRRR, encoded by the exons ATGTGCGCTGTTGCTCTTTTGAGTCCCAGAATTCTAAAGGGATTATCTAGTGTTTGTGTCGTTTCGCGTGCTTTATGCAGTGAGACGTTTGATTGGAATAATGTCGAAAATGGATTTGAGCGCATTGAGGATTTTCTTGATAAACCTTGGAAAAGTTCAAGTTTTGTGCACAATGTGGAGGAAAAGACTTCAAATTTATGTGATCCACATGGTTCTTCTGGTCACAATTGTGATTATGGTGGCCTTTATCGTCTGAACTTTCCGTTCGTAGAGACTTTAATCGATGAGGTGAAAAGTGACTGTGAAAGAGTTCTTGAAATTCTTGGTCAAGATGGTCCGAAATATGATGTGAAACTTGCTCTTAGTAATCTAGGGGTGAGGGTTTCGGGTCCTCTAGTGAGAGATGTGCTTTTTGGTATCTTGAAGACGATTAATCATGAGAACAAAAATAGGTGTGCGAAGCTTGGGTATATATTCTTTTTGTGGTCTGGTGAACAAGAGAATTACATGCATGCAGGAAGTGCTTACCATATGATGATGGAGATCTTTGCTGAATCTGAGGAACTTAAGGCAATGTGGAGGTTAATGGATGAGATGATTGAGAAAGGATACCCAACTACTGCTCGCACCTTCAACCTATTGATATGTACTTGTGGTAGGGCTGGATTAGCAAGAAAAGTTGTAGAGAGGTTTATTAAGTCGAAGTCCTTTAATTATAGGCCGTTTAAACATTCATACAATGCAATTCTGCATTCTCTTTTGACATTAAAGGAATACAGATTGATAGAGTGGGTATATCGGACAATGTTAGCTGAAGGTCATTCTCCTGATGTGATGACATATAACATTCTTATGTGCACAAAATTTAGGTTGGGAAAGCTGGATCAGTTTTACAGATTGCTCGATGAAATGGGTAGATGTGGATTCTCACCCGATTTCCATACGTTCAATCTCCAGCTCCATGTTCTCGGTAAAGGGGACAAGCCATTGGCGGCACTAAAGCTTTTGAATTTCATGAAGGAAGCCGGTGTCGATCCGAGTGTTCTCCACTTCACTTCATTGATAGATGGGCTCAGTCGGGCTG GTGAGTTTGACAAGGCTCAGGGGATGTACAAGGAGATGATTAGCAAGGGACAATTGCCAAATGTTTTTACTTATAATTCCATGATCCGTGGGCTTTGCATGGCTAAGAAGTTTGAGGAAGCTCGGTTGATGTTGAAGGAAATGGAGTCTAAAGGTTGTAATCCCAATTTTCTCGTATACACTACGTTAGTTAGTTATCTGCGAAATGCAGGAAAACTCTCTCAAGCTCATGAAATTATAAGGCAGATGGTGGCAAAGGGGCAGTATGTTCACCTTCAGACAAAAATTAGAAGATCTAGGAGACGATAA
- the LOC140842113 gene encoding LOW QUALITY PROTEIN: protein SHORTAGE IN CHIASMATA 1 (The sequence of the model RefSeq protein was modified relative to this genomic sequence to represent the inferred CDS: deleted 1 base in 1 codon): MRTRFLATEHSSAAVRPLDYVRIPSPHIPPPDLPPFSADFTQPFNYIAVFSVSSEIDKLPIDDALSIFLSDVLPHFVDVADHEERGIAIASSKENFEVKREKTSNIKAGLVLNLCNLKFPRSMPPRFHHQKVHFVIKWRACVLSRRFQMLHVLCLKVILQDLSHTELMLPDHLKIKQSVYSVDDMKMEYPIEHNVHLLENTDSIQGQNISHNIKFPLFEVDAGSLYTVDKIYMEDPLLIFENVETQQLTELDGVIGDSKELLGSMEFDLMKYVLNQRVSVQFLEETKFSLEVDYLSILEHTNFHKSSTLHRGKLDDSVCSMNPILFNEFQFFDLVIYNFYEVFSDAAKEYEAETCESMFGEVMNFKSFNEMILCPELTLMDDSFKSLPVPMLSDCKNTYSLHSYIEEILLTQLDWQSSSTSDDLYLDWDFLGEYDCNIVEHSSCWKMLWEIDTYSIDSSINSSDNGKLIFNYILSENQSNEQSAENHNDVLNLPFSDVSIFHNSPSSSGKLDSNGLMNPADQRITSGVEKVPLFGASMSNDLEFFLNPLNFNVQRVSLPEDKSTNTNTMCQVLSSNDDSLAAKAATFVPEQWNVKLHNKGDLDSTSAEEERKTKLEEMLNTVQVMTMYENQPVKAVYEDKSCTVMLVPSMQPGLESKQNDSCKPFCPDTVIIVNTRNFNDEMVISRRSTYKKILEMEKEGAQIVERDISLPIDIIASAKVCLTWYDCKNIGKKASAPNEAFSCLPLCVESIAASTLTSLSFAFGCCILIFEGEGNFLGGIMESSDELYAAAASLGIDVQIFCSYSSEMTEEIILYCINKISKLNRGLFPKMSESESLAESFLTAFPSINPLSSHAILSSDTVLGKFMGFSNESKLCSLRKYQVPEESVSLLSVISRFGEREDSKSGLTDCSSVSSVLDSENVQFKSASERKKPKYSPNIYHAEEPSNCSFHLQSLKLLPDELNHPKFSVSCDSWMPGTAAIFDEPGNFNISFDDKLRSYSERFDVDTNKMPTNMPKPYDFPVSKSLSTIDTDCDPDWRSATTRFSVQSIKVFGNSQENLKGEVIDVQGTPEFGDDLSFENLDSFSPFLLDVEKDYAGRNSRSKLSLSANNIDVVTNPFHTDSAFDAWIPRKDGEIIGEETKPHFETINSDNISMECQKGLLKVSMIEETPKNFCTRPSQENRTNSYGGTPLSNALHSTQLQQRSPWTIEFLNRIREKSRLRKQSLSYNPSSPCFVSSGNKSNNAKRKSPSIFESYKYEVGSTSKNIGEQKKQKRASQPPNSTKNENTSTSRPPLWTPLDKRARRVLSFATKGSGGQSKLVWKDNNSHTAKRRF; the protein is encoded by the exons ATGCGCACTCGCTTCCTCGCCACCGAGCACTCCTCCGCGGCTGTCCGGCCCCTGGATTATGTCCGCATTCCATCCCCTCACATTCCTCCTCCAGATCTTCCACCGTTCTCCGCCGATTTCACACAGCCCTTCAATTATATTGCTGTTTTCAGTGTCTCTTCCGAAATTGACAAGCTTCCTATCGACGATGCTCTTTCCATCTTCCTGTCTGACGTGCTTCCACACTTTGTCGATGTGGCTGATCATGAGGAACGGGGAATTGCAATTGCTAGCTCCAAGGAAAATTTCGAG GTAAAACGTGAGAAAACATCCAATATTAAGGCTGGATTGGTACTGAATTTGTGCAATTTGAAGTTCCCCAGATCGATGCCTCCTCGCTTTCATCA CCAAAAAGTGCATTTCGTTATCAAATGGAGAGCTTGTGTACTTTCTCGGAGATTTCAGATGCTGCATGTACTATG TTTAAAAGTGATATTGCAGGATCTAAGTCATACTGAGCTTATGCTACCTGATCACCTAAAGATCAAACAATCTGTTTATTCAGTTGATGACATGAAGATGGAATACCCAATTGAGCATAATGTTCATTTGCTGGAAAATACTGATTCTATTCAAGGACAAAATATTTCCCATAATATTAAATTTCCCCTTTTTGAAGTTGATGCGGGAAGTCTATATACGGTTGACAAAATATATATGGAGGATCCACTTCTAATTTTTGAGAATGTTGAAACTCAGCAGTTGACAGAACTAGATGGTGTAATTGGTGACAGCAAGGAGCTTTTGGGTTCTATGGAATTTGACTTAATGAAGTATGTACTAAATCAACGTGTTTCAGTTCAGTTCCTCGAAGAGACAAAATTTTCACTGGAAGTTGACTATTTAAGTATTTTAGAACACACAAACTTCCATAAATCTTCCACGCTCCATCGGGGAAAGCTGGATGATTCAGTTTGTTCAATGAACCCAATCCTCTTCAATGAATTTCAGTTCTTTGATTTGGTTATATATAATTTCTATGAGGTATTCTCAGATGCAGCAAAGGAGTATGAGGCAGAGACATGTGAATCCATGTTTGGAGAAGTTatgaactttaaaagttttaatgaAATGATCCTGTGCCCTGAGCTAACACTCATGGATGACTCTTTCAAATCACTGCCTGTACCTATGCTCTCAGATTGTAAAAATACTTACTCATTGCATTCATACATTGAAGAAATACTTCTGACGCAGTTAGATTGGCAGTCTTCATCAACATCTGATGATCTGTATCTAGACTGggattttcttggagaatatgATTGCAATATTGTTGAACATTCTTCTTGCTGGAAAATGTTGTGGGAAATAGATACTTACAGTATTGACTCATCTATCAATTCTAGTGACAACGGAAAGctg atatttaattatattctcTCTGAAAATCAATCCAATGAACAAAGTGCAGAAAACCACAACGACGTGCTGAATCTACCGTTTAGTGACGTCTCTATATTCCATAATTCACCTTCTTCTTCTGGTAAATTAGATTCTAATGGCTTGATGAATCCTGCAGATCAAAGAATAACAAGTGGTGTTGAGAAAGTTCCATTGTTTGGGGCATCCATGTCTAATgatcttgaattttttttgaatcCTCTCAACTTCAATGTGCAAAGGGTGAGCTTGCCTGAAGACAAGTCCACTAATACAAATACTATGTGTCAAGTGCTTTCATCCAATGATGATTCATTAGCTGCTAAAGCTGCCACTTTCGTTCCGGAGCAGTGGAATGTCAAATTGCATAAT AAAGGAGATTTAGACTCCACATCAGCCGAAGAAGAGAGAAAAACTAAATTGGAAGAGATGTTAAATACTGTACAAGTGATGACGATGTATGAAAATCAACCTGTGAAAGCTGTATATGAAGATAAATCCTGCACTGTGATGCTAGTTCCATCCATGCAACCAGGATTGGAGTCAAAACAAAATGACTCGTGCAAGCCTTTTTGCCCTGACACTGTCATAATTGTGAATACCCGAAACTTCAATGATGAAATGGTAATTTCAAGGAGAAGcacatataaaaaaattcttgaaaTGGAGAAAGAAGGGGCGCAAATTGTAGAACGTGACATAAGTCTTCCAATAGATATTATTGCAAGTGCTAAAGTTTGCCTCACTTGGTACGACTGCAAAAATATTGGAAAGAAAGCTTCAGCTCCAAATGAGGCCTTTTCATGCTTGCCTCTATGTGTTGAAAGCATTGCAGCAAGTACTTTGACATCATTGAGTTTTGCTTTTGGTTGCTGCATCCTG ATCTTCGAGGGAGAAGGCAATTTCCTTGGTGGAATAATGGAATCATCAGATGAGCTCTATGCTGCCGCTGCAAGCTTAGGAATTGATGTACAGATCTTCTGCTCGTATTCATCTGAGATGACTGAAGAAATTATATTATACTGCATCAACAAAATATCAAAGTTGAACAGGGGCCTCTTTCCGAAAATGTCTGAATCGGAAAGTCTAGCAGAATCGTTCCTCACAGCATTTCCTTCCATAAATCCTCTTTCATCTCATGCAATATTATCTTCAGATACCGTACTTGGCAAGTTTATGGGATTTTCAAACGAAAGTAAACTTTGTAGTCTTCGAAAATATCAGGTTCCTGAAGAAAGCGTCTCTTTGTTAAGTGTAATAAGCAGATTTGGGGAGAGGGAGGATTCTAAATCTGGATTGACTGACTGCTCCTCAGTATCTTCAGTTCTCGACTCAGAAAATGTACAGTTCAAAAGTGCATCCGAGAGGAAGAAACCAAAATATTCTCCCAACATTTATCATGCTGAAGAGCCTTCAAATTGCTCTTTTCATTTGCAATCTCTAAAGCTACTCCCAGATGAACTTAATCATCCCAAATTTTCTGTTTCTTGTGATTCTTGGATGCCTGGAACTGCTGCGATATTTGATGAACCCGGAAACTTCAATATATCTTTTGACGACAAATTAAGGAGTTACAGTGAAAGATTTGATGTGGATACAAATAAGATGCCCACTAATATGCCAAAACCTTATGATTTTCCAGTGTCAAAAAGTCTTTCTACAATTGACACAGATTGTGATCCAGATTGGAGATCAGCAACAACTAGATTCAGCGTTCAAAGTATCAAGGTATTTGGGAATTCACAGGAAAATTTAAAGGGTGAAGTCATTGATGTACAGGGTACTCCAGAATTTGGTGATGATTTATCGTTTGAAAATTTAGATAGCTTTTCACCTTTTCTACTTGATGTGGAGAAAGATTATGCCGGAAGAAATTCTAGGAGTAAATTGTCTTTAAGTGCAAATAATATTGACGTGGTCACAAATCCCTTTCATACTGATTCTGCCTTTGATGCCTGGATTCCTAGAAAAGATGGAGAAATTATTGGGGAAGAAACAAAACCACATTTTGAAACCATTAACAGCGACAATATTTCCATGGAGTGCCAAAAAGGGCTTCTCAAAGTGAGTATGATAGAAGAAACTCCCAAAAATTTCTGCACACGACCTTCTCAAGAAAATCGTACAAACAGTTATGGTGGCACACCACTATCCAACGCCCTTCACTCGACCCAACTGCAGCAGAGATCACCCTGGACTATTGAATTTCTCAACAGGATAAGGGAAAAAAGTAGACTGCGCAAACAGTCTCTTTCATATAATCCATCCTCCCCTTGCTTTGTTTCCTCAGGAAACAAATCAAATAATGCTAAACGAAAGAGTCCCTCTATTTTTGAATCATACAAGTATGAAGTAGGTAGTACCTCAAAGAATATAGGTGAACAAAAGAAACAAAAGAGAGCATCCCAACCACCCAATTCGACGAAGAATGAGAATACATCAACCTCACGCCCTCCGTTGTGGACACCACTAGATAAGAGGGCGAGACGA GTGCTATCTTTTGCAACAAAAGGAAGTGGCGGGCAAAGTAAGTTGGTCTGGAAGGATAATAATTCTCATACTGCAAAAAGAAGATTTTAG
- the LOC140841055 gene encoding pentatricopeptide repeat-containing protein At3g60050-like isoform X1 codes for MCAVALLSPRILKGLSSVCVVSRALCSETFDWNNVENGFERIEDFLDKPWKSSSFVHNVEEKTSNLCDPHGSSGHNCDYGGLYRLNFPFVETLIDEVKSDCERVLEILGQDGPKYDVKLALSNLGVRVSGPLVRDVLFGILKTINHENKNRCAKLGYIFFLWSGEQENYMHAGSAYHMMMEIFAESEELKAMWRLMDEMIEKGYPTTARTFNLLICTCGRAGLARKVVERFIKSKSFNYRPFKHSYNAILHSLLTLKEYRLIEWVYRTMLAEGHSPDVMTYNILMCTKFRLGKLDQFYRLLDEMGRCGFSPDFHTFNLQLHVLGKGDKPLAALKLLNFMKEAGVDPSVLHFTSLIDGLSRAGNLDACQYFFDEMTKHGCVPDVVCYTVMITGYVVAGEFDKAQGMYKEMISKGQLPNVFTYNSMIRGLCMAKKFEEARLMLKEMESKGCNPNFLVYTTLVSYLRNAGKLSQAHEIIRQMVAKGQYVHLQTKIRRSRRR; via the coding sequence ATGTGCGCTGTTGCTCTTTTGAGTCCCAGAATTCTAAAGGGATTATCTAGTGTTTGTGTCGTTTCGCGTGCTTTATGCAGTGAGACGTTTGATTGGAATAATGTCGAAAATGGATTTGAGCGCATTGAGGATTTTCTTGATAAACCTTGGAAAAGTTCAAGTTTTGTGCACAATGTGGAGGAAAAGACTTCAAATTTATGTGATCCACATGGTTCTTCTGGTCACAATTGTGATTATGGTGGCCTTTATCGTCTGAACTTTCCGTTCGTAGAGACTTTAATCGATGAGGTGAAAAGTGACTGTGAAAGAGTTCTTGAAATTCTTGGTCAAGATGGTCCGAAATATGATGTGAAACTTGCTCTTAGTAATCTAGGGGTGAGGGTTTCGGGTCCTCTAGTGAGAGATGTGCTTTTTGGTATCTTGAAGACGATTAATCATGAGAACAAAAATAGGTGTGCGAAGCTTGGGTATATATTCTTTTTGTGGTCTGGTGAACAAGAGAATTACATGCATGCAGGAAGTGCTTACCATATGATGATGGAGATCTTTGCTGAATCTGAGGAACTTAAGGCAATGTGGAGGTTAATGGATGAGATGATTGAGAAAGGATACCCAACTACTGCTCGCACCTTCAACCTATTGATATGTACTTGTGGTAGGGCTGGATTAGCAAGAAAAGTTGTAGAGAGGTTTATTAAGTCGAAGTCCTTTAATTATAGGCCGTTTAAACATTCATACAATGCAATTCTGCATTCTCTTTTGACATTAAAGGAATACAGATTGATAGAGTGGGTATATCGGACAATGTTAGCTGAAGGTCATTCTCCTGATGTGATGACATATAACATTCTTATGTGCACAAAATTTAGGTTGGGAAAGCTGGATCAGTTTTACAGATTGCTCGATGAAATGGGTAGATGTGGATTCTCACCCGATTTCCATACGTTCAATCTCCAGCTCCATGTTCTCGGTAAAGGGGACAAGCCATTGGCGGCACTAAAGCTTTTGAATTTCATGAAGGAAGCCGGTGTCGATCCGAGTGTTCTCCACTTCACTTCATTGATAGATGGGCTCAGTCGGGCTGGTAATTTGGATGCTTGCCAATATTTCTTTGATGAAATGACAAAGCATGGGTGTGTTCCTGATGTTGTTTGTTACACTGTCATGATAACGGGTTATGTCGTGGCAGGTGAGTTTGACAAGGCTCAGGGGATGTACAAGGAGATGATTAGCAAGGGACAATTGCCAAATGTTTTTACTTATAATTCCATGATCCGTGGGCTTTGCATGGCTAAGAAGTTTGAGGAAGCTCGGTTGATGTTGAAGGAAATGGAGTCTAAAGGTTGTAATCCCAATTTTCTCGTATACACTACGTTAGTTAGTTATCTGCGAAATGCAGGAAAACTCTCTCAAGCTCATGAAATTATAAGGCAGATGGTGGCAAAGGGGCAGTATGTTCACCTTCAGACAAAAATTAGAAGATCTAGGAGACGATAA